The proteins below come from a single Aegilops tauschii subsp. strangulata cultivar AL8/78 chromosome 6, Aet v6.0, whole genome shotgun sequence genomic window:
- the LOC141025930 gene encoding uncharacterized protein — protein sequence MGKFRQAIDNADLKEIKCKNRRFTLSIKRENPTLVSIDKFFCNCSWEELFPSSMLMAASTACSDHCPLLLADATTPRRRAQFKFESFWPRFPRFHETVDHAWNRLVHNACAFKRLSIKMARTTRDLKIWSSSLFSDAKLQFHIAIEIILRLDVAQESRNLSTPEFNLWGLFKKRLLGLAAIEHARKRQASRLTWLKLGDAGTKFFHAKIHSRRRKNFIHSLQTSNGIATSHEDKAAAIFEHFNSVLGSKGAHPRTIDWSQLQLPTITGGGLDNPFSEDEVWKAFYQFYCMAGDDLVALNSTLVVLIPKKDGATIVSDF from the exons ATGGGCAAGTTCAGGCAAGCCATTGACAACGCCGACCTAAAAGAGATTAAGTGCAAGAATCGTCGTTTCACCTTGAGTATCAAGCGCGAAAACCCGACGCTCGTCAGCATCGACAAATTCTTCTGCAACTGCAGCTGGGAAGAACTGTTCCCCTCCAGCATGCTGATGGCGGCGTCCACGGCGTGCTCGGACCACTGTCCTTTGCTCCTAGCTGATGCAACTACCCCCCGCCGTCGCGCTCAATTCAAATTCGAAAGCTTCTGGCCGCGGTTCCCGCGCTTCCATGAGACGGTTGATCATGCATGGAACAGACTAGTGCACAACGCCTGTGCTTTCAAGCGCCTGTCGATCAAGATGGCGCGAACTACTAGAGATTTGAAGATCTGGAGCTCCTCCCTCTTCAGCGACGCCAAGCTACAATTCCACATAGCAATAGAGATTATCCTGCGCCTCGATGTAGCCCAAGAATCCCGCAACCTCTCCACGCCTGAGTTCAATCTCTGGGGGCTCTTTAAGAAGAGATTGCTCGGCCTCGCTGCGATCGAGCACGCGCGCAAACGTCAAGCATCCCGGCTGACCTGGCTCAAGCTGGGCGACGCGGGAACTAAATTTTTCCATGCAAAGATTCACTCGCGCCGAAGGAAAAACTTCATCCACAGCCTGCAGACGAGCAACGGGATTGCCACTTCACATGAGGACAAGGCGGCAGCCATCTTCGAGCATTTCAACTCCGTCCTCGGTTCCAAAGGAGCACACCCAAGAACCATTGACTGGAGCCAGCTCCAGCTGCCCACAATCACAGGGGGCGGCCTGGACAACCCCTTCTCCGAAGACGAGGTCTGGAAG GCATTCTACCAGTTCTACTGCATGGCCGGCGACGACCTTGTTGCACTCAACTCCACCCTGGTAGTTCTGATCCCAAAGAAAGACGGCGCAACAATAGTTTCAGATTTCTGA
- the LOC141025931 gene encoding secreted RxLR effector protein 78-like → MPVLLLKLDIAKAFDNVSWEYLLELLQALGFSARWRDWITMLPATSTSSFLLNGAAGKQIIHCRGLRQGDPLSPLLFIIAIDPMHRLLQRAMELGQLDSLPGRDLSLRVSLYVDDAIIFTNPVKEEIDTLMNVIHNFGQASGLKVNLLKSSVAAIRCDHIDL, encoded by the coding sequence ATGCCCGTGCTCCTGCTCAAACTTGATATAGCAAAAGCATTCGACAATGTCTCCTGGGAATATCTACTTGAGCTCCTACAAGCCCTAGGCTTCTCAGCTAGATGGCGTGATTGGATCACCATGCTGCCAGCGACATCAACCTCCTCCTTCTTGCTTAATGGCGCGGCGGGCAAGCAAATTATACACTGCCGAGGACTCAGGCAGGGCGACCCCCTATCCCCGCTCCTCTTCATCATCGCCATCGACCCCATGCATCGTCTCCTCCAACGTGCCATGGAACTAGGCCAACTCGACTCACTACCAGGCAGGGACCTCTCGCTGCGCGTGAGTCTTTATGTGGACGATGCCATCATTTTTACCAACCCAGTGAAGGAGGAGATCGATACTCTAATGAACGTCATTCACAATTTTGGGCAAGCATCAGGGCTGAAAGTGAACCTTCTGAAATCATCAGTCGCTGCTATCAGGTGCGACCACATTGACCTGTAG